A genomic region of Cannabis sativa cultivar Pink pepper isolate KNU-18-1 chromosome 1, ASM2916894v1, whole genome shotgun sequence contains the following coding sequences:
- the LOC115706946 gene encoding chalcone isomerase-like protein 2, protein MANNMVMVHEIPFPTEIKTTKPLSLLGYGITDMEIHFLQIKFTAIGVYLDPDVVKHVQQWKGKKGNELAEDDDFFDALISAPVEKYLRIVVIKEIKGSQYGVQLESSVRDRLAADDKYEEEEEAALEKIVEFFQSKYFKKDTLITFHFPATSPTAEIVVTIEGKEEFKLDVENENVVEMIKKWYLGGTTGASPSTISSLADNLSAQLSK, encoded by the exons TGGCAAATAACATGGTGATGGTTCATGAAATCCCTTTTCCTACCGAGATCAAAACCACTAAGCCATTATCTCTATTGGGTTATg gTATCACAGATATGGAAATACACTTTCTTCAAATCAAGTTCACAGCAATTGGAGTGTACTTAGACCCCGATGTTGTGAAACATGTACAACAATGGAAAGGAAAAAAGGGGAATGAACTTGCTGAAGACGATGACTTCTTTGATGCTCTTATCTCag ctcCTGTGGAGAAATACCTAAGGATTGTAGTGATCAAGGAGATCAAAGGGTCCCAATACGGAGTTCAGCTAGAGAGTTCAGTGAGGGATCGGTTGGCTGCAGATGACAagtatgaagaagaagaagaagctgccTTGGAGAAAATAGTTGAGTTTTTTCAGTCCAAATATTTCAAGAAAGACACTCTTATTACATTCCATTTCCCAGCTACTTCTCCCACTGCTgag ATTGTGGTGACGATCGAAGGGAAAGAAGAGTTCAAGCTAGACGTGGAGAATGAAAATGTGGTAGAGATGATCAAAAAATGGTATCTTGGAGGGACCACAGGAGCTTCTCCATCTACCATTTCTTCCTTAGCTGATAACCTCTCTGCTCAATTATCTAAATAA
- the LOC115706378 gene encoding U-box domain-containing protein 62 isoform X2, with amino-acid sequence MSSEDMGLVPSQRLENGLNSHLVFQEDSLRFNCGAPNQRRVGDPGPKTRDLSGFIDERFFAPQGADFRRSMFGDGQDRREAPEARNWNGNGTTTTPSVDGSDEDDDDDDEEDDVDEDDDVDDGVEGLVGADGNLDKGNSSNNLGNGEDKMGNGKAKHHHHSSPFGSSRDVIVKEGGIVHQTVSGNIKASPNDNHHHHHHNHHHHQQGRVGNYQNVVTVADPDGDGYYSQYFQGPEGSASGQKDLTVENGCEFSGRKDVLYSNESGESLRTILSDPVTGALMDDAMILPCGHSFGDGGIQHVIRLKACYTCSQSISETSISPNLSLRAAVQAFRREEELQFHRSSKRRRERFDQDKGIYGDCTLMDLPRGRGVQFPFAVTDRVIIKGNKRTPQRFVGREAVVTTQCLNGWYVVKTLDNAESVKLQYRSLAKVSDDPIPKPMSSKMVPNWL; translated from the exons ATGTCGTCTGAAGACATGGGTTTGGTTCCGTCACAGAGGCTCGAAAACGGACTCAACTCCCACCTGGTGTTCCAAGAAGACTCCTTGCGGTTCAACTGCGGAGCCCCGAATCAGAGACGGGTTGGAGACCCGGGCCCGAAAACCAGGGATCTCAGTGGCTTCATTGACGAGCGATTTTTCGCGCCTCAAGGTGCAGACTTCCGGCGGAGCATGTTTGGCGATGGACAGGACCGGCGGGAGGCACCGGAGGCACGAAATTGGAATGGAAATGGGACCACGACGACGCCGAGCGTTGATGGATCGGATGAGGATGATGACGACGACGACGAAGAAGACGATGTTGACGAGGACGATGATGTTGATGACGGAGTTGAGGGACTTGTGGGCGCAGATGGTAACCTTGATAAGGGCAATTCTAGTAATAACTTGGGCAACGGGGAGGACAAAATGGGAAATGGGAAAGCTAAGCATCATCACCATTCTTCTCCTTTCG GATCAAGTAGAGATGTCATAGTGAAAGAAGGCGGCATTGTGCATCAAACTGTGAGTGGCAACATCAAAGCCAGTCCTAATGATAaccatcaccaccaccaccataatcatcatcatcatcagcaaGGTAGAGTTGGGAATTATCAGAATGTGGTCACAGTGGCGGACCCTGATGGTGATGGCTATTATTCTCAGTATTTTCAGGGCCCTGAAGGGTCTGCCTCAGGGCAAAAGGATTTGACGGTTGAAAATGGTTGTGAGTTTAGTGGAAGAAAAGATGTGTTGTATTCGAACGAGTCAGGCGAATCTTTGAGGACGATTTTATCAGACCCGGTAAC GGGAGCTCTTATGGATGACGCGATGATATTACCTTGTGGGCATTCTTTTGGAGATGGTGGAATACAGCATGTTATTAGACTT AAAGCTTGCTATACTTGTTCTCAGTCAATTTCTGAAACATCGATTTCTCCAAATCTCT CTCTTAGAGCTGCTGTGCAGGCATTCCGCCGGGAAGAAGAATTACAATTTCATCGTTCATCCAAAAGAAGAAGGGAAAGGTTTGACCAG GACAAGGGTATTTATGGCGACTGTACTCTCATGGATCTACCTAGAGGCAGAGGTGTGCAGTTTCCATTTGCTGTAACAGACCGAGTCATCATAAAG GGGAACAAGAGGACACCACAGCGCTTTGTGGGACGTGAGGCTGTTGTAACAACACAGTGCTTAAATGGATG GTACGTGGTAAAAACATTGGACAATGCAGAGAGTGTGAAATTACAATATCGCTCATTAGCTAAGGTTTCAGATGACCCCATACCGAAGCCCATGTCAAGCAAGATGGTACCTAACTGGCTCTAG
- the LOC115706378 gene encoding U-box domain-containing protein 62 isoform X1 yields the protein MSSEDMGLVPSQRLENGLNSHLVFQEDSLRFNCGAPNQRRVGDPGPKTRDLSGFIDERFFAPQGADFRRSMFGDGQDRREAPEARNWNGNGTTTTPSVDGSDEDDDDDDEEDDVDEDDDVDDGVEGLVGADGNLDKGNSSNNLGNGEDKMGNGKAKHHHHSSPFGVNMMVGSSRDVIVKEGGIVHQTVSGNIKASPNDNHHHHHHNHHHHQQGRVGNYQNVVTVADPDGDGYYSQYFQGPEGSASGQKDLTVENGCEFSGRKDVLYSNESGESLRTILSDPVTGALMDDAMILPCGHSFGDGGIQHVIRLKACYTCSQSISETSISPNLSLRAAVQAFRREEELQFHRSSKRRRERFDQDKGIYGDCTLMDLPRGRGVQFPFAVTDRVIIKGNKRTPQRFVGREAVVTTQCLNGWYVVKTLDNAESVKLQYRSLAKVSDDPIPKPMSSKMVPNWL from the exons ATGTCGTCTGAAGACATGGGTTTGGTTCCGTCACAGAGGCTCGAAAACGGACTCAACTCCCACCTGGTGTTCCAAGAAGACTCCTTGCGGTTCAACTGCGGAGCCCCGAATCAGAGACGGGTTGGAGACCCGGGCCCGAAAACCAGGGATCTCAGTGGCTTCATTGACGAGCGATTTTTCGCGCCTCAAGGTGCAGACTTCCGGCGGAGCATGTTTGGCGATGGACAGGACCGGCGGGAGGCACCGGAGGCACGAAATTGGAATGGAAATGGGACCACGACGACGCCGAGCGTTGATGGATCGGATGAGGATGATGACGACGACGACGAAGAAGACGATGTTGACGAGGACGATGATGTTGATGACGGAGTTGAGGGACTTGTGGGCGCAGATGGTAACCTTGATAAGGGCAATTCTAGTAATAACTTGGGCAACGGGGAGGACAAAATGGGAAATGGGAAAGCTAAGCATCATCACCATTCTTCTCCTTTCG GTGTGAACATGATGGTAGGATCAAGTAGAGATGTCATAGTGAAAGAAGGCGGCATTGTGCATCAAACTGTGAGTGGCAACATCAAAGCCAGTCCTAATGATAaccatcaccaccaccaccataatcatcatcatcatcagcaaGGTAGAGTTGGGAATTATCAGAATGTGGTCACAGTGGCGGACCCTGATGGTGATGGCTATTATTCTCAGTATTTTCAGGGCCCTGAAGGGTCTGCCTCAGGGCAAAAGGATTTGACGGTTGAAAATGGTTGTGAGTTTAGTGGAAGAAAAGATGTGTTGTATTCGAACGAGTCAGGCGAATCTTTGAGGACGATTTTATCAGACCCGGTAAC GGGAGCTCTTATGGATGACGCGATGATATTACCTTGTGGGCATTCTTTTGGAGATGGTGGAATACAGCATGTTATTAGACTT AAAGCTTGCTATACTTGTTCTCAGTCAATTTCTGAAACATCGATTTCTCCAAATCTCT CTCTTAGAGCTGCTGTGCAGGCATTCCGCCGGGAAGAAGAATTACAATTTCATCGTTCATCCAAAAGAAGAAGGGAAAGGTTTGACCAG GACAAGGGTATTTATGGCGACTGTACTCTCATGGATCTACCTAGAGGCAGAGGTGTGCAGTTTCCATTTGCTGTAACAGACCGAGTCATCATAAAG GGGAACAAGAGGACACCACAGCGCTTTGTGGGACGTGAGGCTGTTGTAACAACACAGTGCTTAAATGGATG GTACGTGGTAAAAACATTGGACAATGCAGAGAGTGTGAAATTACAATATCGCTCATTAGCTAAGGTTTCAGATGACCCCATACCGAAGCCCATGTCAAGCAAGATGGTACCTAACTGGCTCTAG